One Leptolyngbya ohadii IS1 genomic window carries:
- a CDS encoding FecCD family ABC transporter permease yields MPSSWLVLRSKQLPLSLRVDRRTPAIVLGLAVLSLVVLVLSVGYGEYPISPLDVIRTLLGIETNNPDYAFVIYTLRLPRVVAAFLVGMGLAIAGTILQGLTRNPLAAPEIVGVEAGAGLAAVSLIVLFPSLPIFLLPIAAFTGAFIAALLVYTLAWKNGSSPIRLILIGVGVGTIASAFTSLMITFGNIYDVSQALVWLAGSVYGRTWEHIQALLPWLILFVPLSLVFARELNTLNLGDSVARGLGSRVEWQRGLLLLISVALAGASVATAGTIGFVGLMAPHLARQLVGTPHEGLIPTAALLGGLLVALADFLGRSLFAPIELPCGVVTAAIGAPYFLYLLYRNRNV; encoded by the coding sequence ATGCCTTCATCCTGGCTCGTGCTTCGCTCAAAACAACTGCCCCTGTCGCTTCGGGTCGATCGAAGAACACCCGCGATCGTGCTGGGACTGGCAGTTCTGTCGCTGGTTGTGCTGGTTCTTAGTGTGGGCTATGGGGAATACCCAATTTCGCCACTGGACGTAATCAGGACGCTTTTGGGAATAGAAACAAATAATCCTGACTATGCTTTTGTGATTTACACGCTCCGCCTGCCGCGAGTCGTTGCTGCCTTTTTGGTGGGAATGGGGTTGGCGATCGCCGGAACGATTTTGCAGGGACTCACACGCAATCCTCTGGCGGCTCCTGAAATTGTTGGAGTCGAAGCTGGAGCAGGATTAGCAGCCGTCTCGCTGATTGTTCTCTTTCCATCCCTACCCATTTTCCTTTTGCCGATCGCTGCTTTTACCGGAGCGTTCATTGCGGCGTTGCTAGTTTATACGCTGGCATGGAAGAACGGCAGTTCCCCAATTCGTTTAATCCTGATTGGGGTTGGAGTGGGGACGATCGCCTCTGCCTTCACCAGTTTGATGATTACCTTTGGCAATATTTACGATGTGAGTCAGGCGTTGGTGTGGTTAGCTGGAAGCGTGTACGGACGAACCTGGGAACATATTCAGGCACTCTTGCCCTGGCTGATTCTGTTTGTTCCTCTATCTCTGGTTTTTGCGCGTGAACTCAATACGTTAAATCTGGGTGATAGTGTCGCTCGCGGGTTAGGCAGTCGAGTGGAATGGCAGCGGGGGCTGTTACTGCTGATTAGTGTGGCTTTAGCGGGGGCAAGTGTGGCAACCGCAGGAACGATCGGCTTTGTTGGACTGATGGCTCCCCATCTAGCGCGTCAACTTGTCGGCACACCCCACGAAGGCTTGATCCCCACGGCGGCACTGCTGGGCGGATTACTGGTGGCACTGGCAGACTTCCTGGGACGATCGCTGTTCGCGCCGATCGAATTGCCCTGCGGCGTAGTGACGGCTGCGATTGGTGCGCCCTATTTCCTGTATCTGCTCTACCGCAATCGAAATGTCTAA
- a CDS encoding ABC transporter ATP-binding protein: protein MEIALATRQLTLSYDRTTIIRDLNVEIPLHRVTALVGANGCGKSTLLKGLARLLKPQSGMVYLDGTAIAKLQTKDIAKKLGMLPQSPLAPEGLTVRELVAQGRYPHQSWFQQWSKEDEQLTEQALVMTDMVEFGDRPMDSLSGGQRQRAWIAMALAQNTPILLLDEPTTFLDLAHQIEILDLLYDLNQTRGQTIVMVLHDLNQACRYADYLVAMHQGAIYAQGSPIEVMTEEMVREVFRLESRIMADPVTGTPMCIPISQRTLVKEK, encoded by the coding sequence ATGGAAATCGCACTTGCTACCCGTCAACTCACCCTCTCCTACGATCGCACGACCATCATTCGAGATCTCAACGTTGAGATTCCACTTCATCGAGTTACAGCCCTGGTCGGGGCAAACGGCTGCGGCAAATCGACCCTGCTGAAAGGATTAGCCCGTTTGCTGAAACCTCAGAGCGGCATGGTTTATCTGGATGGAACGGCGATCGCCAAACTGCAAACCAAAGACATTGCTAAGAAGCTAGGAATGCTGCCCCAAAGTCCGCTCGCGCCCGAAGGGTTGACGGTGCGGGAACTGGTGGCGCAGGGACGCTATCCGCATCAAAGCTGGTTTCAGCAGTGGTCGAAGGAGGATGAGCAGTTGACCGAGCAGGCATTAGTCATGACCGACATGGTGGAGTTTGGCGATCGTCCAATGGATAGCCTCTCCGGGGGGCAGCGGCAGCGAGCTTGGATTGCAATGGCTCTGGCGCAGAATACTCCGATCCTCCTGCTGGATGAACCGACGACGTTTCTGGATCTGGCACATCAGATCGAAATATTAGATTTGCTGTACGACCTGAACCAAACCAGAGGACAAACGATCGTGATGGTGCTGCATGACTTAAATCAAGCTTGCCGCTACGCCGATTACTTGGTGGCAATGCATCAGGGAGCGATCTATGCTCAGGGTTCTCCTATTGAAGTGATGACCGAGGAAATGGTGCGGGAGGTCTTTAGGCTAGAGAGCCGCATTATGGCTGATCCGGTGACGGGAACGCCAATGTGTATTCCGATCAGCCAGAGAACACTAGTCAAAGAGAAATAA
- a CDS encoding helix-turn-helix transcriptional regulator, with the protein MAIVLSQSDYWELFNESEPIEQSPDLEYFETNLSYPKLLGQGYRREIELRDGLDLSIAHYQLHDAIIVRLPEREHPLEYSFHLAGGFGSSQDATCAGQYCLWGSGLAPVEITEWHHTEQLEINVHLDPSLFTTWLNQSPDSLPPELQSLVQRSPQPYSVRPGVTTPAMYSVLQQILHCPFRGVTKRMYLESKVWELMALLIAQELEQHSDQQPARRLKPDDVERIHQAKIILFQRLDNPPSLIELARQVGLNDCTLKRGFRQVFGQTAFGLLHDYRLEQARQLLEERRLNVSEIAQAIGFANRSYFAAAFRKKFGVSPREYLSSDKNSA; encoded by the coding sequence ATGGCGATCGTACTTTCACAGTCAGACTATTGGGAACTGTTCAACGAGAGTGAGCCTATCGAGCAGTCCCCTGATTTAGAATACTTTGAAACCAATCTGTCCTATCCGAAACTGCTGGGGCAGGGCTATCGACGTGAGATTGAATTGCGGGACGGGTTAGACCTGTCGATCGCTCACTATCAGCTGCATGATGCGATCATCGTACGATTACCAGAGCGGGAGCATCCCTTAGAGTATAGCTTTCACCTTGCTGGGGGATTTGGCAGCTCCCAGGACGCAACCTGTGCCGGACAATATTGCCTGTGGGGCAGTGGTTTAGCGCCCGTTGAAATCACAGAATGGCATCACACCGAACAGCTAGAAATTAATGTTCACCTTGATCCCTCGCTATTTACAACCTGGCTAAATCAATCTCCAGATTCCCTGCCGCCAGAACTTCAGTCGCTCGTTCAGCGATCGCCCCAGCCCTACTCTGTTCGCCCTGGAGTCACAACCCCTGCGATGTACAGCGTGTTGCAGCAAATTTTGCACTGCCCGTTTCGCGGCGTGACCAAGCGAATGTATCTGGAAAGCAAAGTCTGGGAACTGATGGCACTGCTGATTGCCCAGGAATTAGAGCAGCATTCCGATCAGCAGCCTGCTCGCCGGTTAAAACCCGATGATGTCGAGCGCATCCATCAAGCAAAAATAATTCTATTTCAGCGTCTCGACAATCCCCCATCATTAATCGAATTGGCGCGACAGGTGGGATTAAATGACTGCACGCTGAAGCGGGGATTCCGTCAGGTGTTCGGTCAAACGGCGTTTGGGCTGCTGCACGACTATCGCTTAGAACAAGCCCGACAGCTTTTAGAGGAACGTCGATTAAACGTATCGGAAATTGCTCAGGCGATCGGGTTTGCCAATCGCAGCTATTTTGCGGCTGCTTTTCGCAAGAAGTTTGGCGTATCCCCCAGGGAATATCTGTCCAGCGACAAGAATTCCGCCTAG
- a CDS encoding TonB-dependent siderophore receptor: MLNPIQRSVFLAFVLFLVASPASANAGVPDEAIERLEQTETSIQEEPAASIPHLSELERPATTVADWLAQSPAPVQITGVQLDSTPQGIALRLETAGESVQPAGTSVVGNALIVNIDNATLALPEGEEFQAINPAEGIALVSVTTLPNNRVRVAVTGSEAPPTAEIGTEAPGVLLSITPGAAGTAGTADESIQIVATGEQEEDYAVDDATTATRTDTPLRDIPQSIQIVPRQIIEDQQVNRVSEALRNVSGVQTDDSFGGTLDRINIRGFQADVFLENGFRRSAFSSRGTLDTALIDRIEVLKGPASVLFGNLEPGGVVNIITESPLPFPQYSLEGSVGSFGFLQPSIDLTGPLNEEGTVLYRINALYERNDGFRDYDRDVSRVIVAPSLLWNINDRTSLAFDIAYGDDERPFDRGIPAIGDGVADIPRERILQDRTSVSTTNELAASYRFQHRFSENWTLNHGFRFVGVDTFDFRLDSAEINDSGVLQRTWRSNDDYAENYSLQTNIVGEFSTGSIEHTLLFGVDFDRATSAGSQRRLPGNPSFPINIFTGESDTASRPELSDLTLLVRNGNQRQDSVGFYLQDQIAFTDNLKLLLGGRFDLYSLRSFDALSNTTTEDNLSRFTPRIGIVYQPIEEISLYTSYSQAFNPNTFDQTVDGELLEPETSEQFEVGVRGEFLDGRLIANLAAYEITKQNIAAPDPADSSFSIGVGEIRSRGIELDVAGEILPGWNVIASYAYTDAEVTEASFFEEGNRPDNVAEHSGSFWTTYEIQQGSLEGLGFGLGLFLVGDRFGDFENTYTLPGYVRADAAIYYRRNNWRAALNFQNLLDEDYIRYSEGYREANTPGDPFTVVGSIAITF; the protein is encoded by the coding sequence GTGTTGAATCCAATCCAGCGATCGGTGTTCCTGGCGTTCGTTCTGTTTCTTGTTGCTTCTCCTGCTTCTGCCAATGCGGGTGTTCCTGATGAAGCGATCGAGCGATTGGAACAAACGGAAACGTCAATCCAGGAAGAACCCGCCGCAAGTATTCCTCATCTGAGTGAACTGGAACGTCCGGCGACAACGGTAGCAGACTGGCTGGCACAATCTCCTGCCCCTGTGCAAATTACGGGAGTGCAGTTGGATTCTACGCCGCAGGGTATTGCGTTAAGGTTAGAAACTGCCGGAGAATCTGTTCAGCCTGCTGGAACTTCCGTGGTTGGCAATGCTCTGATTGTTAATATCGATAATGCAACGCTCGCTTTACCAGAGGGGGAAGAATTTCAAGCCATAAATCCGGCTGAGGGTATTGCTTTAGTCTCGGTTACAACTTTACCCAATAATCGGGTGCGAGTGGCGGTTACAGGCTCAGAAGCGCCGCCGACAGCCGAGATCGGAACAGAAGCACCAGGGGTATTGCTGAGTATTACGCCGGGAGCAGCAGGAACCGCAGGCACAGCGGACGAATCAATTCAGATTGTTGCCACGGGGGAGCAGGAAGAGGATTATGCAGTTGATGATGCGACGACTGCAACCCGAACCGATACGCCACTGCGCGATATTCCGCAGTCCATTCAAATTGTGCCGCGTCAGATAATTGAGGATCAGCAGGTTAATCGGGTCAGCGAAGCCCTGCGGAACGTCAGCGGAGTACAGACTGATGATAGCTTTGGCGGAACCCTCGATCGCATCAACATTCGTGGCTTTCAGGCAGATGTGTTTCTGGAAAACGGGTTTCGGCGCAGTGCTTTCAGTTCTCGTGGAACGCTGGATACGGCTTTGATCGATCGCATCGAAGTTTTGAAAGGTCCGGCTTCTGTGCTGTTTGGCAACCTGGAGCCGGGGGGCGTGGTCAACATCATTACTGAAAGCCCTCTGCCGTTTCCCCAGTACAGTCTGGAGGGATCGGTGGGCAGTTTTGGCTTCCTTCAGCCCAGTATTGATTTAACTGGACCGTTGAACGAGGAAGGGACGGTACTCTATCGTATCAATGCACTGTATGAGAGAAACGACGGCTTCCGGGACTACGATCGCGATGTGAGCCGTGTGATTGTGGCTCCTTCTTTACTGTGGAATATTAACGATCGCACCAGCCTTGCCTTTGATATTGCCTATGGAGATGATGAACGTCCCTTCGATCGGGGTATTCCGGCAATTGGAGATGGCGTTGCCGATATTCCGCGTGAACGTATTTTGCAGGATCGGACTTCTGTTTCAACCACGAATGAGTTAGCAGCGAGCTACCGTTTTCAACATCGCTTCAGCGAAAACTGGACGTTGAATCACGGTTTTCGATTTGTCGGTGTGGACACGTTTGATTTTCGTCTGGATTCTGCTGAGATTAACGATTCTGGTGTTCTTCAACGCACCTGGCGATCGAACGATGATTATGCTGAAAACTATTCGCTCCAAACTAATATTGTTGGCGAATTTTCGACCGGAAGCATTGAACATACCCTGCTGTTTGGCGTTGACTTCGATCGTGCAACCAGCGCCGGATCTCAGCGACGACTGCCCGGAAACCCTAGCTTCCCGATTAACATTTTTACTGGAGAGTCCGATACGGCTTCTCGCCCTGAGTTGTCGGATTTAACTTTGCTGGTGCGGAATGGGAATCAACGGCAGGATAGCGTTGGTTTCTACTTGCAGGATCAGATTGCGTTCACTGATAACCTCAAATTGTTGCTGGGTGGACGGTTTGATCTCTATAGTCTTCGATCGTTTGATGCCTTGAGTAACACTACCACTGAAGATAACTTGAGTCGGTTTACTCCGCGAATTGGCATTGTGTATCAGCCCATTGAAGAGATTTCGCTTTACACGAGCTATAGCCAGGCTTTTAACCCCAATACCTTTGATCAAACTGTGGACGGTGAACTGCTGGAACCAGAGACGAGTGAGCAGTTTGAGGTTGGTGTTCGAGGTGAGTTTTTGGATGGGCGGTTAATCGCAAATTTAGCAGCCTACGAAATCACCAAACAAAATATTGCTGCACCTGATCCCGCCGATTCTAGTTTTTCGATCGGGGTAGGTGAAATTAGAAGCCGTGGGATTGAACTGGATGTAGCAGGCGAAATTCTTCCTGGATGGAATGTGATTGCGTCCTATGCTTACACGGATGCTGAAGTGACCGAAGCAAGCTTCTTTGAGGAAGGCAACCGTCCTGATAATGTGGCTGAGCATAGCGGCAGTTTCTGGACGACCTACGAGATTCAGCAGGGCAGTCTGGAAGGATTAGGGTTTGGTCTGGGATTGTTTTTGGTAGGCGATCGCTTTGGTGATTTTGAAAATACCTATACCCTCCCCGGCTATGTTCGCGCCGATGCTGCAATTTACTATCGCCGTAATAACTGGCGTGCTGCCTTAAACTTCCAGAATCTGCTTGACGAGGATTACATTCGCTATAGCGAGGGATATCGGGAAGCGAACACCCCCGGTGATCCTTTCACCGTCGTTGGCTCAATTGCGATTACCTTCTAA
- a CDS encoding ABC transporter substrate-binding protein, which produces MLRKIYRHIRFGLLMLLTIALIAACNGVSSNSNSGTTAADRSQDCRVVQHAGGETCVPLQPERVVALDSISLEHLLALGIKPIGATLSDSFAAQLQQDLQGVADIGNAGEPSLEKVLALQPDLILGGDYYQPIYAQSSRIAPTILFTMEHSGQWKDVFLSVAQMLDKKEVAEQVMNAYYKRLDEFKQQMGDRIQQTKVSVVRIYPDTINLYLKDSFCGTVLQDAGLPRPEAQNVSASEAKKRFDNEIQTSISRELLQQADGDVMFVWTGENTPEANQQAQKKLVELKSDSLWQRLNVVQQDKIYQVPSYWIGSAPIAANLVIDDLFKYLVGTPSP; this is translated from the coding sequence ATGCTTCGTAAGATCTATCGCCACATTCGCTTTGGGTTATTGATGCTGCTGACGATCGCCCTAATCGCTGCCTGTAACGGGGTTTCCTCAAACTCGAATTCAGGAACGACAGCAGCCGATCGTTCTCAAGATTGCCGAGTTGTGCAGCACGCAGGCGGAGAAACCTGTGTACCGCTTCAGCCGGAGCGCGTTGTGGCGTTAGATTCTATCTCTCTGGAGCATCTTCTTGCGCTAGGTATTAAACCGATCGGTGCCACGCTTTCAGACTCATTTGCCGCGCAGCTTCAGCAGGATTTGCAGGGGGTTGCGGACATTGGTAATGCAGGAGAGCCAAGCCTCGAAAAGGTTTTGGCACTGCAACCAGATCTGATTCTGGGAGGCGATTATTACCAGCCGATTTATGCGCAATCTTCTCGAATTGCACCGACAATTCTGTTCACAATGGAGCATAGCGGACAATGGAAGGATGTTTTTCTAAGCGTTGCTCAAATGCTGGACAAAAAAGAAGTTGCTGAACAGGTGATGAATGCTTACTATAAGCGACTGGATGAGTTCAAACAGCAAATGGGCGATCGCATACAGCAAACTAAAGTTTCTGTGGTTCGCATCTATCCAGACACAATTAATCTTTATCTTAAAGATTCTTTCTGCGGCACAGTTTTACAGGATGCAGGATTGCCTCGTCCCGAAGCTCAAAATGTTTCTGCATCTGAGGCAAAAAAGCGATTTGACAATGAAATTCAAACTTCAATCAGTCGTGAACTGTTGCAGCAGGCAGACGGCGATGTGATGTTTGTCTGGACAGGAGAAAACACACCTGAAGCGAACCAGCAAGCTCAAAAGAAGCTCGTAGAACTCAAGTCCGATTCACTCTGGCAGCGATTAAACGTTGTTCAGCAAGACAAAATTTATCAGGTTCCCAGCTATTGGATCGGTAGTGCCCCGATCGCCGCTAACTTAGTCATCGATGATTTGTTCAAATATCTTGTAGGAACTCCTTCGCCATGA
- a CDS encoding DUF1636 family protein has product MKKHTLFVCKSCSATIAHDDVTDDTITEGVLLLNQIQELQKNHSISDEITIEAVGCLWTCDRPCSVTFACPDKYTYHFVDLNYADSISELQQFGRLYLESTDGYVKPPKMPGDLRSRLLVRVPPLPDQASE; this is encoded by the coding sequence ATGAAGAAACATACTTTATTTGTCTGCAAATCCTGTAGCGCAACGATCGCCCACGATGATGTGACAGATGACACGATTACAGAGGGTGTTTTGTTGCTGAACCAGATTCAGGAACTCCAGAAAAATCATTCCATTTCTGATGAAATAACCATTGAGGCAGTAGGGTGTTTGTGGACATGCGATCGCCCCTGTTCTGTTACGTTTGCCTGTCCTGACAAGTACACCTATCACTTTGTGGATCTAAACTACGCTGATAGTATCTCTGAGTTGCAGCAGTTTGGCAGGCTTTACCTTGAAAGTACGGATGGCTATGTTAAACCTCCCAAAATGCCAGGAGATTTACGATCGCGCTTACTGGTCAGAGTGCCGCCTCTTCCAGATCAAGCTTCCGAATAG
- a CDS encoding ABC transporter ATP-binding protein, protein MQVPLKEYIFFLRRYLTLQPKHTLGLAIALLGSIGLQILNPQILGYFIDAAISGSSQQRLSIAAFLFIGLAILTQILTVTATYLGETVAWTATNALRLDLAKHCLGLDLSFHKSHTPGELLERVDGDVNLLSRFFSQLVIHVLGNCILLLGILIILFAEDVLAGASLSLFAFIALSFLLKLQSFAAVPWTAYRQISAEFFGFLGESLAGREDIRANGAVNYVMRRFYAILQQWLPLYQRARFASTTLWGTSVGLFTVGNAIALAVSAYLWNQNAITIGTAYLIFHYTNLLSQPIERIREELEELQQVEASIHRIRELLNVRSLLKDTGHSYLPTEALCVSFNNVCFSYPSTHPPIHSSTYSPILQNLTFHLSPGQTLGLLGHTGSGKSTIARLLLRLYDIQSGEIQLGGAPIAQIPLAVLRQRVGLVTQDVQLFQASVRDNLTFFDRRIRDSDILETLHDLELTEWIKSLPDGLETQLGAGHVGLSAGQSQLLAFARVFLKNPGLVILDEASSRLDPVTEKQLERAIDRLLENRTGIIIAHRLATVQRVDQILILEHGQVIEYGDRQVLAEDFDSRFSRLLKTVNYC, encoded by the coding sequence ATGCAAGTTCCTCTCAAGGAATATATATTTTTTCTAAGACGCTACCTTACGCTCCAGCCAAAACATACTCTTGGTTTAGCGATCGCTCTTCTGGGCAGCATTGGCTTACAAATTCTCAATCCTCAAATCTTAGGCTACTTTATTGATGCAGCCATATCTGGCAGTTCACAACAGCGACTATCCATAGCAGCCTTCCTCTTCATTGGTTTAGCGATACTGACACAGATTTTGACAGTCACAGCCACTTACCTGGGTGAAACGGTCGCCTGGACTGCAACGAATGCCCTGCGTCTCGATTTAGCCAAGCATTGTTTAGGGTTAGATCTTTCCTTTCATAAATCCCACACACCGGGAGAACTGCTGGAGCGAGTGGATGGTGATGTTAACCTGCTGTCCCGCTTCTTTTCTCAGCTTGTCATTCATGTTTTAGGCAACTGCATTCTGTTGCTAGGCATTCTAATTATTTTGTTCGCTGAAGATGTATTAGCGGGTGCTAGCCTTTCCTTATTCGCATTCATCGCGTTGTCGTTCCTTCTAAAACTACAGTCCTTTGCGGCTGTTCCCTGGACGGCTTACCGCCAAATAAGCGCAGAATTTTTCGGGTTTTTAGGAGAATCTCTAGCAGGGCGAGAAGACATTCGTGCAAATGGAGCCGTTAACTATGTGATGCGTCGTTTTTATGCAATTCTTCAGCAATGGTTGCCCCTTTACCAGCGAGCCAGATTTGCCAGTACAACTCTCTGGGGGACGAGCGTGGGACTGTTCACGGTGGGGAATGCGATCGCCCTCGCTGTTTCTGCCTACCTGTGGAATCAAAATGCTATCACCATCGGCACTGCCTACCTTATTTTTCACTACACAAACCTGCTGAGCCAGCCGATCGAACGCATTCGCGAAGAACTGGAAGAACTCCAGCAAGTTGAAGCCAGCATTCATCGTATTCGAGAATTATTAAATGTGCGATCGCTGCTGAAAGATACGGGTCATTCCTATCTCCCAACCGAAGCCTTGTGCGTATCCTTCAATAACGTTTGCTTCAGTTACCCCTCTACCCATCCACCCATCCACTCATCCACCTATTCACCCATTCTCCAAAACCTCACCTTCCACCTCTCCCCCGGTCAAACTCTGGGGCTTCTGGGACACACAGGCAGCGGTAAAAGTACGATCGCCCGCCTGCTTTTGCGACTTTATGACATTCAATCTGGGGAGATTCAGCTAGGGGGTGCGCCGATCGCTCAAATTCCGTTGGCTGTACTAAGACAGCGGGTTGGGTTAGTCACTCAGGATGTGCAGCTATTTCAAGCCAGTGTGCGAGATAACTTAACCTTTTTCGATCGGCGAATTCGAGATAGCGACATTTTAGAAACGCTGCATGATTTGGAGCTAACAGAATGGATTAAATCCCTCCCTGACGGTCTAGAAACTCAACTGGGGGCAGGTCATGTTGGACTCTCCGCCGGGCAGTCACAGCTTCTAGCCTTTGCTCGCGTGTTTCTCAAAAATCCAGGACTGGTCATTCTTGATGAAGCTTCATCGCGGCTTGATCCGGTGACAGAAAAGCAGCTTGAACGGGCGATCGATCGACTTTTAGAAAACCGCACAGGAATTATTATTGCCCATCGTTTAGCAACTGTTCAGAGAGTAGATCAGATTTTGATTCTGGAGCATGGACAGGTGATAGAGTATGGCGATCGTCAAGTCCTGGCTGAAGATTTTGACTCTCGCTTTTCCCGGCTCCTAAAAACTGTTAATTACTGTTAA
- a CDS encoding ATP-binding cassette domain-containing protein, with product MGNRASIGYLLWRMVRYAFGLYLLDTFLWMFIMGLPAVPGLIIREFFNTLTNEGGNRSFLFQSPLVWIALLLAVGAARIGAIFLGRITKTQHRFTMSSLLQRNLLAQLFQRPGAEPFTVEGKTVSPGEVISFFRDDAAQVEDNVVGTNEIFGAGVFAIVSLVILFTVNSRFTLLVFLPLVAIALAIQFVETRIKRYRTASRRATQQVTGLMGEMFASVQAIQVAGAETAILNHLHRLSERRRQSMVQDQVFTAVVQSSLENLVSLGTGLILLVAAQSGVAGGSFAVAGDRPLSVGDFALFVYYLAFVTDFLWFLGSFLTLTKQTEVSFERMETLVDKREDLVKHTPLYLPNLRGRIAELPTIAQPDRHTALEELKAINLTYQYPGSDRGIAQINLILKRGSLTVVTGRVGSGKTTLLQVLLGLLPMQFGEIYWNGLRINSPDQFFVPPHSAYTPQIPQLFSTTLQENLLLEYQAHGNQIQEAIDRAVLDRDLARMPEGLNTLIGSQGMRLSGGQQQRIAAARMLIRQPELFVIDDLSSALDVETEQKLWSRLFALKDSASSLDLSGDRSKFYTPTFLVVSHRPFVLRQADHIIVLENGCIEAEGEPQDLNFH from the coding sequence ATGGGTAATCGAGCGTCTATTGGATATCTTCTGTGGCGAATGGTTCGCTATGCCTTCGGGCTGTACCTGCTCGATACCTTCCTGTGGATGTTCATCATGGGACTGCCTGCTGTTCCAGGTCTAATTATTCGTGAGTTTTTTAATACGCTGACCAATGAAGGGGGCAATCGATCGTTCCTGTTTCAGTCTCCGCTGGTGTGGATAGCGCTGCTGTTAGCCGTTGGCGCTGCCCGTATCGGTGCAATCTTCCTCGGACGCATTACTAAAACACAGCATCGGTTTACGATGAGTTCTCTTCTGCAACGCAATTTGCTGGCGCAGCTGTTTCAGCGTCCGGGAGCAGAACCCTTTACAGTGGAAGGTAAAACCGTTTCTCCGGGGGAAGTGATCAGTTTCTTTCGAGACGATGCGGCGCAGGTTGAAGATAATGTGGTGGGAACGAATGAAATCTTTGGAGCCGGAGTTTTTGCGATCGTTTCCCTTGTGATTCTGTTTACTGTTAACTCCAGATTTACCCTGCTGGTATTTTTACCATTAGTCGCGATCGCCCTCGCCATTCAATTTGTGGAGACTCGAATTAAACGGTATCGTACTGCCAGTCGTCGAGCAACTCAGCAAGTCACCGGACTAATGGGTGAGATGTTTGCTTCAGTTCAGGCAATTCAGGTGGCGGGAGCCGAGACTGCGATTCTCAACCATCTTCATCGCTTGAGTGAACGTCGTCGTCAGAGCATGGTGCAGGATCAGGTCTTTACGGCAGTTGTCCAATCCAGCCTGGAAAATTTGGTTAGTTTGGGGACGGGACTAATTTTGCTGGTTGCCGCTCAGTCTGGTGTTGCAGGCGGTAGCTTTGCTGTTGCAGGCGATCGCCCCCTCAGCGTCGGTGACTTTGCTTTATTTGTCTATTACCTGGCATTTGTCACAGACTTCTTGTGGTTTCTGGGCAGTTTTTTGACGCTGACGAAGCAAACTGAAGTGTCATTTGAACGAATGGAAACACTGGTTGACAAACGCGAAGATCTGGTTAAACATACACCGCTTTATCTGCCCAATCTAAGAGGACGGATCGCTGAATTGCCTACAATTGCCCAACCCGATCGGCATACTGCCCTTGAGGAGCTAAAAGCAATCAACCTGACCTATCAATATCCTGGCAGCGATCGGGGAATTGCCCAAATCAATCTAATCTTAAAGCGGGGCAGTTTGACGGTTGTTACGGGGCGAGTTGGGTCTGGAAAAACGACGCTGCTGCAAGTTCTGCTCGGATTACTGCCCATGCAGTTTGGCGAGATCTACTGGAACGGCTTGCGTATCAATTCTCCTGACCAGTTTTTTGTGCCGCCTCACAGTGCTTATACGCCGCAAATCCCGCAGTTATTCAGCACGACTCTACAGGAGAATTTGCTGCTGGAATACCAGGCACACGGAAACCAGATACAGGAGGCAATCGATCGGGCTGTGCTGGATCGCGATCTGGCCAGGATGCCCGAAGGACTCAATACGCTCATTGGCTCTCAGGGAATGCGTCTTTCGGGAGGACAACAGCAGCGCATTGCCGCCGCTCGAATGCTGATTCGGCAGCCCGAACTTTTTGTCATCGATGATCTTTCCAGTGCGCTCGATGTTGAAACCGAGCAGAAGCTTTGGTCCCGTCTGTTTGCGCTGAAGGATTCCGCTTCATCCCTCGATTTATCAGGCGATCGATCGAAGTTCTATACACCAACCTTCCTTGTCGTTTCTCATCGCCCCTTTGTTTTGCGTCAAGCCGACCACATCATCGTTCTGGAAAATGGCTGCATTGAGGCAGAGGGGGAACCTCAGGATCTTAACTTTCATTAA